A genomic stretch from Brevinematia bacterium includes:
- a CDS encoding FtsX-like permease family protein, which translates to MLLKIAIRSIFRHKRRNALIVITIIIGTSVYITMDSLYNGIDRMFVEGVVDFSDSSIVVYPEDYDKNRRGFPVNKGVKDFNCIDEVIREKFKYLETTYRTQFLCEVIFGAKSKYVTGIAVDPERDKRVFRVSEKVKGEYLGNKGEILIGGFLAKSLGINVGEYVTVSARTVDGTYNAIDFRVVGVIETGNVLVDESGIIMSYSSANDLLSLRDLKTSFHIKVEWHKGESLSSYVERVKRIASVLEPQLTGYKVYTFADLHGYFLELMRQGGVDHYFLMAIILIIAGVGIANGVLMSIYERVKEIGILMAMGMHPKQIRALFVLEGLIVGIVGGIVGLFTGGMLNILLVSYGFDFSIFGGSGKEWGMPVWGVIYGVWNVWGFVVSFSFVFLVSLISAYLSSRHISKFKVIDCLRFV; encoded by the coding sequence ATGCTCCTAAAAATAGCTATTAGAAGTATATTCCGACACAAGAGAAGGAATGCACTAATTGTTATTACCATCATAATAGGAACCTCTGTATACATCACAATGGATTCTCTTTACAATGGAATTGACAGAATGTTTGTTGAGGGAGTTGTTGATTTCTCCGACAGTTCAATAGTGGTCTACCCTGAAGACTACGATAAGAACAGAAGAGGTTTTCCAGTAAACAAAGGTGTTAAAGATTTCAATTGTATTGATGAAGTAATCCGAGAAAAGTTCAAGTATCTAGAAACAACGTATAGAACGCAGTTTCTTTGTGAAGTGATATTTGGTGCTAAATCGAAGTATGTTACTGGAATTGCTGTTGATCCAGAAAGGGATAAGAGGGTTTTCAGGGTAAGCGAGAAGGTCAAGGGAGAATATCTGGGAAACAAGGGAGAAATATTAATAGGTGGTTTTCTTGCTAAGTCTTTGGGTATTAACGTAGGTGAGTATGTAACAGTCTCTGCTAGGACGGTAGATGGAACTTATAATGCCATAGACTTTAGGGTAGTAGGAGTAATTGAGACAGGCAATGTATTGGTAGATGAGTCGGGTATAATAATGTCCTACTCATCTGCTAATGATCTTCTTAGTCTAAGAGACTTAAAAACATCTTTTCACATAAAAGTTGAGTGGCACAAAGGAGAGAGTTTATCCTCTTATGTAGAGAGGGTGAAAAGGATAGCAAGCGTTCTAGAGCCTCAGCTTACGGGGTATAAGGTGTATACTTTTGCGGACCTTCATGGATATTTCCTTGAACTTATGAGACAAGGTGGAGTTGACCATTACTTTCTAATGGCGATAATACTCATAATTGCTGGAGTTGGCATTGCCAATGGTGTTCTTATGTCCATATATGAGCGAGTGAAAGAGATAGGAATTCTGATGGCTATGGGAATGCACCCAAAGCAAATCAGAGCACTTTTCGTGTTAGAAGGGTTGATAGTGGGGATAGTCGGTGGGATAGTTGGATTATTCACTGGAGGTATGTTAAATATACTGCTTGTTAGCTATGGCTTTGACTTTTCAATATTCGGGGGTAGCGGAAAAGAGTGGGGGATGCCTGTCTGGGGAGTTATATACGGTGTCTGGAATGTGTGGGGATTCGTAGTAAGTTTCTCCTTCGTATTTTTAGTATCACTAATTTCAGCCTACCTATCCTCAAGACATATATCCAAGTTCAAAGTGATTGATTGCCTCAGGTTCGTTTAA
- a CDS encoding carbohydrate binding domain-containing protein codes for NVPTVMVKYFNSSSWSSVNIHYNGGNGWTTSPGIAMSNEGNGWWGRTIDVVSNQYEFVFNNNAGTWDNNLNRDYISRVSLGNTIYVSNRVVGIGPLYSGSAPVNVTIRYYRPDWSVVNIHYYNGSNWTTSPGIRMTNEGNGWWIFTIRVVNGNNYQFVFNNNSGTWDNNNGQNYRSLITFTNVVVGGY; via the coding sequence AATGTTCCTACGGTAATGGTCAAGTACTTCAATAGTAGTAGTTGGAGTAGTGTTAACATTCACTACAATGGTGGAAATGGATGGACAACTTCACCGGGTATAGCTATGTCTAATGAGGGTAATGGATGGTGGGGTAGAACAATAGATGTTGTCTCTAATCAATATGAGTTTGTGTTTAATAACAATGCTGGGACATGGGATAACAATTTAAACAGAGACTATATATCAAGAGTTTCTTTAGGCAATACGATATATGTTAGTAATAGAGTTGTTGGTATAGGACCTTTATATAGCGGTTCTGCTCCTGTGAATGTAACTATTAGATATTACAGACCTGATTGGAGTGTTGTAAACATTCATTACTACAATGGAAGCAATTGGACGACTTCGCCCGGTATAAGAATGACAAACGAAGGAAATGGTTGGTGGATATTCACTATAAGAGTGGTGAATGGTAACAACTATCAGTTTGTGTTTAATAACAACAGTGGCACATGGGATAACAACAATGGGCAGAACTACAGGTCTCTTATCACTTTCACTAATGTGGTAGTTGGGGGATACTAA